The genomic segment acaagacaaaaaataaataaaaaaagaaaagaatttcctctgtagcatacagctgctaaaaagtactggaagggtaaagattttttttttatagaagtaatttacaaatctgtatagatGAGTAGTTCGGCACTGCTAATTTCTGAACCTGAAAGCGGgtggacactaagtcgctgtagcggagtggggatacggtggtgctcggactcacgtagaatataccatcagtgcatgagtagacaaagaaaagtcggcactcaccgggtttccaattcagcagattttattgcacgttgctcacagccgtagtacaattttcggggagacgacggatggtacaaggggggtaccacagagaggcgacacctgtgtttcgcacttagtagtgcttcaacgggcctaactctttaccggaacatgtcatcttcttatacaggtgagtttaGTAATTGGACCTATCACCATCTAACACACCTTGTGACGTTAAAAGAGGGGGAGGAGGTTGCTTAGTTAAGCTTGTTCCTACTTAGATCTAGCTCATTGTTCAGACTGCTAGGACTAGTATCGTAAAAAACACTCCTAGAAGCAAACTGAGACATCAACTTTATCATTAAGCCCTAAGACTCCCGTTGCGTCAGTAGCAATTATCCATTGTGTCTCTCTTCTAAGAAGGTTTTTATCAGATCTTAGCCCCGGTCATGCAGctactttttctattcctgcaaacCTTAATGATTCGTGGCTTCCTCCATGGGCTTCCACTACATGGGAAATAAATCTGGGAGCTCCCTTTTTAGTGCGTAGAGAGTAAAAGTGCTCTCTAATTCTAGCGCACATTTGTCTGATTGTTTTTCCTATATAGTAGAAGCCACATGGGCAAAATACAACATAGACTACGTTTTTTGTTCTACACGTAATAAGTTCGCTAACCGTATGGGTGATTGGACCTATTCTGAATGTTTGCAAGCCGagattatatttacaaaaattacaatttttacattGAAAATTCCCTGTTGGTACATGACTAGTTAACCagtctgttttatttttcttttctttatctttttgtgTATTATGTGCACGTTTCAATACTTCTCCTATTGTTTTCGTTTTCCTATAGGAGATTAATGGTTTCTTTCCTGCCATTTCTTTGAGGTCTTCATCTGTCTCAAGTATATACCAATTCCTCCTAATTGCTCTCTCTATAATTTTATTTACCGGTGAATTCTGAAATGTGAACGTGAACCTATTCAAGGGcgcgtttttatgtttttttctgcataattcttttctatttttctcaTCTGCTTTTTGTCTCCCTTTTTTAATTAGATCTACTGGGTAGTTACGTTCTATTAGTCTTCTTTCTAACTCGGTTGCCTGTTTTTGATATGTTGAATCTTGagtgttatttctttttaaacgtaaaaactgTCCGTATGGAATACCGTTTTTAACTGCTTGTGTATGGGAACTTTGATAGTGAAGTATCGTATTCTTTGCCACTTCTTTCCTGTATCCTTCACTTATTAGCTTCCCTTCTTTCTCTAACAATTTAATATCTAGGAATTCTAGCGTATCCCCGCCATattggtgtgtaaactccatattatAACCCTTAACATCATTAAGGTAATCTACGAACTGATAAAATTGGTTTCTAGTTCCTGACCATATTAACAAAATATCGTCCACAAATCGGACATAAGTTCTTATATATTTTATGAATGGATTAGCAGTAGTATATACTATGTTATTCTCAAAATTAGCTAGATACAGAttagcgtatgtacaggacaccggtgtccccatcggggtcccggtgtcctgtctataccaccTGCCTTCATATACAAAAGTACTGTTCTGTAGAACGAATTTGAGGGCGTCTTGTACAAATTTAATGTATTGTTTGGAGTTCTCAGTTCTTTTCAAAATTTCGGTCACTGCCTGCACACCCGCATCGTGggggatacgggtgtacaggctagtGACATCAATGGAACATAAACTCCAACCTTCTTCCCATGGTAAGTCATTCACTATAGATAATAGGTGACTAGTGTCCTTAATGTACGCTGGAATAGTGGGCAAAATAGGACGGAGCAAAAAATCTATATACTGTGACAAATGCTCAGTCACTGAGCCGATCCCCGCGACAATGGGTCGCCCAGGGGGTCGGCTCAGTGATTTGTGCACTTTTGGTAAATGATACCATTTTGCGGGGCATGGGCAATCAGGAGTTAACCTATCAGCGGTTTTCTTCGAGATAATGCCTTCAAACACAGATTTACTCAAAAAACCTTTTAGACTCTCTAATATCTTGTTAGTCGGATCACTCAAGAGGGGAGTGTATGTGGTATGGTCTGAcaattgcctttcggcttcttcATTATATTGTGTCTTAGAGACCACCACTACACTCCCTCCTTTATCCGCTCTAACTATAACGATATCACTTTGTTTCTTTAATTCGGTTAGAGCTTCTTGTTCTTTAACAGGTAAATTATTAACTATTAGAGGATATAAAACAGATTTCACATCTTTTTGAACTGCTTTTTGGAATAGGTCGACACACCCACAAATCTgttaaacaaatctgtttaactttctggcaccagttgtttaaaaaaaaaaaaaattccaccggagtacccctttaaccccttaacgaccatggatgtgtatacacgtccagggtggatgcacgttcccgcaccaggacgtgtatactcgtccatggttctcgtgggtgctgcccagtgcacccacgagatcgcggcggggactcggctgtaacacacagccgggaccctgccgcactgccgggactgaagtaaacttcggtcccggcagtttaacccttacacccgcggtcggaagtgaccccgggctgtaagtgttatgacagagggagggagctccctctgtcacccctgcagcaccccgcagcacgatcgcggggtgttgtgtgtaatccccggtgggcggggacctgccgcactgccgggaccgaagacaacttcggtcccggcagtttaacccttacagtcgCGGTCGGAAGCAACCGCgggctgtaaggagttttgacagagggagggggctccctctgtctctctcctgtagcaccccacaacgatcgcggggtgctgctgcttacctgggcagccagtGGTCTTTataaggacccccaggtctgcccctgttattgcctgtgaggacgtgccagaggcacgtcctcatatgctgcctgctagtgtaaaactagcaggcagcatatatctgcaatgctttggaatactaagtattccaaggcattaaaaaatgtgaaaaataaaataaaataaagaaaagtgtataaaaacaagaagtataaaaaaaagtgtaaataaataaataaataaaaaagtgtaaaaaaaagtgtgaaaaaataaataaataaaaaagtgtaaaaaaagtgtgaaaaaagtgtaaagagtttaaaaaaataataaaaacacatttattaaataaatatagtaaaaaataaaaatgtataatgtgtaggatcacacggcgcacatccgcagcatattacgtgctgcggatgcccgccaacagtcacaataatgagctccctgctgcggctgggtagctttgtgtgtccactaatagcggtggatttcctgccggcagtcatgagcggacacactgagctacccagccacagcagtgatcttgcccttgtgactgccgggggcatctgcggtgtgaaatatgttgcggatgcgctctatgtgaccctacactgcgtcccattcatactgcgtttccgcactgttagaggtatccgtcagcatcacgtcaaaaagagtgatgctgacgtatactgtagcagctccattcatttctgaatgagacgggtacagtatacattggcatcccttttttgacctgacaacggacacctatactgcagaaacgcagtatgaatggggactattcatataatgatgccctgaaagccaaagggggctcctctccttcttggtcctaccacgcggccaaggaaccaaatatggcctaagcgggggtatttccaaacacgggccgagcagcttaataaaatatagggtgtatTTCTTGCaaatcagaagtgatgtacaaaaaatatgccccacaaatgatgcatttgtgaaaaaaggcaaatttctaatttttaacactgacattgtaataattcctgcccaaaaactatggtgttaaaatactcactgtaccccctagcgaataccttgaggggtctagtttttaaaattgggtaatttggggggtgttcctatgttctactacattAAAatgtctgcaaaccttgcatagcacacaaaaaaaagatgtacttttcaaattttctaaatttcaagttaaattgttaggcttctaattaatttaaaatgttaattaaaagcaaaaaaaatgctgtcaaaataaagtagacatctgaaagtataagtttcataaactatttggccagtatgagaaagcggagctactgaatgggttctttagttctgtatatactatggaaaaaggagctgacattggccaggtcagtgctggtaacacatcatgtaatgtactgaactggcttaatgtagagatgatacaaggtaagttaagtgatataaatgtaagcaaatctccagggccagatggattgcacccaagagttcttagcgaggtaagttcagtaatatctgtacccctgttcatgatatttagagattctctggtgtctggtattgtgccaagggactggcacaaggcgaatgtggtgccaatcttcaaaaagggctctaggtcttccccaggaaactatagaccggtaagtttaacgtgcattgtgggtaaattgtttgaattacttataagggattacatacaggaatacataggggataattgtattataagtgataaccagcatgggtttactaaggatagaagttgtcaaaccaatctaatttgcttttatgaagaggtgagtagaagccttgacagaggaatggctgtggatacagtgtttctggattttgctaaagcatttgatactgtccctcatagatgtctgacaggtaagttaaggtcattgggtttggaaatttttgtttgtaactggattgaacactggctcatggatcgtacccagagagtggtggtcaatgattcgtactctgattggtccccggtaattagtgatgtaccccaaggttcagtactgggcccgctgttgtttaatttatttatcaatgatatagaggatggtattaacagctctgtttctatctttgtagcacggtacagtctatagaggatgtgcataagttacaggatgacttggatagactaagtgtctgggcatccacttggcaaatgaggttcaatgtggataaatgtaaagttatgcatctgggtactaataacctgcatgcatcgtatgtcttaggggggattaaactggcagagtcactggtagagaaggatctgggtgtacttgtagatcacagactacagaatagcatgcaatgtcaggctgctgcttccaaagccggcaggatattgtcatgcatcaaaagaggcatggactcaagggacagggacataatactccccctttataaagcattggtacggcctcacctggaatatgctgttcagttttgggcacctgtccataaaagggacactgcggagttggaaagggtgcagagacgtgcgactaaactaatatggggcatggaacatcttagctatgaggagtgattaaaggagttacaattgtttagtcttgagaagagacgtttgaggggggatatgataaacgtatataactatattaatggcccatacaaaaaatatggagaaaaactgttccaggttaaacgagggggcactccctccgtctggagaagaaaacgtttagtctcaaggggcgacacgccttctttaccatgagaactgtgaatttatggaacggtctacctcaggaactggtcacagaaggaacaattaacagctttaaaacaggattagatacattcctggaacaaaataacattaatgcttatgaagaaatataaaatcccatcccttccccaatatcgcgccacacccctaccccttaattccctggttgaacttgatggacatatgtcttttttcgaccgtactaactatgtaactatgtaactatgtataaatatatgcaacctattagtgttaaaatagcaaaaaatcttaatttttaaaaaaagttcatgattttttgcattgtaaaaaaaaactacaaatgatatcggcttacttttactatgtacatgaaggacaatttgtgacaaaaaaaacaatgtcagaattatcaagattggcaaaacgttaccagagttattctctaataaagacagacatccccgatttgaaaaaaacaggccttgtctttcaggggcgtacaggtttatttgtgttggtccttaaggggttaagtactcaaaacaatctttgtttttgcactttcgttttctcctcctcaTTTTCTAAAACTAGAgggattttccacagcaaccaatcacagctcagcttttacttcACCAgatcttgttagctgagctgtgaacagttactgtgggaaaatcactccatttttctctcacacactttgataaatctggactattatctttattctgtaggtctatatggttacagggatacccaatttatgtaggttttatttatttattttactactttaaaaaattataactacatgcaccaaaattagtacagtatgtttcaaattgtcattttctgacccctatagctttttttatttttccacgtgtggggctatatgagggcttatttttttgtgccgtggtctgtagtttttatcggtaccatttttgttttgatgggactttttgatcttttatgatatttttatggcatatgaagtgaccaaagatTTACAATTTTGATCTTTCAtacttttttttacgtatacgccatcagCCCTTTgttttagctaaccttatattttaatagttcggacatttacgcatgcggcgggcccacatatgataatttttttattacattattttaataaaaaaataggaaaagggattTAAACTTtaattgggtgggggggggggcttattcacatttattctcttttttttttttcttaccactttttccttttttatttttttagcccccttagaaggctataccatgcaatcttctgattgcatacacagttcaatgctataccataggatagaattgatcagtgttaccggtgctctgttgctctagcctggagcaatagagcaccgatcggacaacgaagaggcaggtgaggaccctcccatcaTACAGTAAGCTGATCAGGTCATCGTTAttatgtcgcgatagtcccgatcagctctgctgagctgcctggatagctttactttcagtttagactctgcaatcaactttgcggtgtctaaagggttagtgCCAGGCATCGGCTCGATCGgcggtgcctggcattaaccatgggtcctggctgcccacagggtttaacccgttctctgctcttgagaacggtttaaaccgcattagcgggactcaggacgtacgccctgcgtccttaaggggttaaaattagacTTCTTGCATAAAATCCAAGTTAGTTTCTAAAACTCCCTAGCTGGAGGGAAACACTGATGTTAAGGTAATGCTACCTGAAAAGCCGAAGTGATTGAGCGGCTTTGCATATgctttttttaaatctaatttaGTAATAAGAGTCCACAATAGAAAAGAATCATTACCATAACAGCTCTTACAAGCTTTTTGCTTCTAAGATGAAAGAGTCCATAGTGTGTGAGAAGACTATAAACTCAGGGGAAATCTGTGCTGCTCTCTTATTTCATGCTAGATGATATGTATGAGCATCAATATAAATTGAAAAAGTCCTATGTATAATGGAGCAAAAGGAGGAGAAGGAAAGGCTAGAAAATTTGTAGCAGTAATAGGTAAACTCTAGCTCAGTGTGGTCTGTCTCCTTAGTGTGTTGTGCTTCATGAATGCTGGCTGTGTGTATGTGAAAGACTCAGATTAACCTCTTACAAGCAGATGTTCCCTTGTTAAGCAGTTGTGCAAATCAAGCAGATTAGCCCTTTACAAGCAGATGTGTCCTAGTCTAATAAATCAACCCCTTACAAAATCAGCTTCCAATTAGTATGTCCCAGAGAAGAAGAATCTTACCAGATTGAATTGTTTTTACCTAAATGAATGTAAAAACGGTTTTAATGTAATATGGATAAAAAACCATCACATTTCCCTaaatactgtatatgtatttgGAAAAGGTATTATAGCTTCATCTACTGTCATTAATTGCATTTATTTCATGACCAATTAATTTAATGATAGGTGCTCTTTAAAAATTGTAAACAATAAATCAGTTGTAAACAGAATACCAATTATATGTTGCATTGTTTATTATCACTTATTTTTGTTTTCCAGAAAATTCAGTAACTGTCCAGGATACGTCGCAGAGACCCTACTTTGCTGTTAAGTGCTCCCCATTCAGTGAATCTTTTGTACTCTCCAGGCTTGAGATAATACTGCTTTCCTTTGTAATTAGGCAACTCATAGAAAATCCAAGATCCCTCAAGTATGTTGCAAGAGTAAACTTCATGATAGTTAAATCGTTCAAATAGAACTGGGCAATCTTCAGTGAGCTCCACCATATTACCTCGGAAGTCTTCTCTTTCATAGATCCGGATCTTGTGGGTGCCTCTGTACTATAAGGTCAAAGAGAAGATAAAGCAATGGGTTTTGTTACTGTGTTGCTATGTACCACATGTTACTAATTTAAAGGAAATTTTATTTGACACTtacgatacttacctggtcctgatctatgctctggttcttccgcaatcTTCTGTGGTATCTTCTGTTTggggccaacttggagcatggatGGAGCTTCATGActtcagcagagaacagcagcagtgatgtcacgaagctTTGCCATGGTCCAAGTCAGCCCCAGAACAAAAGGTATGGCAGAAGATTGTGGAAGAACCAGAGCAGGACCAGGTAACTATCaatgtcatcagtgtcccctgcactacaTGTCTGTCAtaaaaacaattatgttttttaggAAAAACATGATTTTTAAAAATTATGTTTGGTGGTTATTTTTCAGGCAACTGTgcatatgaaaataaaatgtaaaatttctaaatgttaa from the Hyla sarda isolate aHylSar1 chromosome 8, aHylSar1.hap1, whole genome shotgun sequence genome contains:
- the LOC130284516 gene encoding gamma-crystallin 2-like, with translation MGKIIFFEDKNFQGRSYECSSDCSDLHSFFNRCNSIRVENGNWMLYERPNYAGHQYFLRKGEYPDFQQWLGFNDSIRSCRLISSYRGTHKIRIYEREDFRGNMVELTEDCPVLFERFNYHEVYSCNILEGSWIFYELPNYKGKQYYLKPGEYKRFTEWGALNSKVGSLRRILDSY